The Lycium barbarum isolate Lr01 chromosome 10, ASM1917538v2, whole genome shotgun sequence genome includes a region encoding these proteins:
- the LOC132613739 gene encoding pentatricopeptide repeat-containing protein At1g13040, mitochondrial-like encodes MYKTLGKHRLIYRARISNYVKTGLVNEALQVFDKMTQSDCRVFSIDYNRIIGVLIRNSHFDLAERYYNEMKPVGFSLNSLTYSRFICGLCKVKNFELIHRLLNDMDRIGVVPDFWAYNMYLNLLCSENLVDVALELLRVMGEKGREPDVVSYTIVISGLCRIGRFNNAVEMWHTMIRKGLIPDNKACRVLVFGLCGSGKVDLAYELTLGILRGQVKFNTEIYNALINGFCRAGRIDKAQAIKTFMRRNGCEPDLVTYNVFLNYCCNELMLEEAEKLIEKMERNGLEPDGYSYNQLLRGLCKANRLDKAYKLMIDKMVMKGLVDVVSYNTIIRTLCKKDHSKKAYNLFEEMEQKGIVPDVVTFTNLIEASLKEGNSSVAKALFDQMISKGLFPDRVLYTSIIDHLCKTGKIGMAQSIFHDMVEQGVAPDVISYNALINGFCKASRVTEALSLYEDMQARGLNPDEMTFKLIIGGLIQEKNLSVACAIWDQMMEKGFTLDRDLSQTLINAINS; translated from the coding sequence ATGTATAAAACTCTTGGTAAGCATCGACTCATATACCGTGCTCGCATTTCAAATTACGTCAAAACCGGCTTAGTTAACGAAGCACTCCAAGTGTTCGACAAAATGACTCAATCAGATTGTAGAGTTTTCAGCATTGATTACAACAGAATTATTGGTGTGTTGATTCGTAACTCGCATTTCGATTTAGCTGAACGTTATTACAATGAAATGAAACCAGTTGGGTTTTCTTTAAATTCATTGACATATTCAAGATTCATTTGTGGTTTGTGTAAAGTTAAGAACTTTGAGCTTATTCATAGGTTGTTAAATGATATGGATAGAATTGGAGTAGTACCTGATTTTTGGGCGTACAATATGTATTTAAATCTCTTGTGTAGTGAAAATTTGGTGGATGTTGCATTGGAGTTGCTTAGAGTAATGGGAGAGAAAGGACGAGAACCCGATGTTGTGAGTTATACGATTGTTATTAGTGGGTTGTGTAGGATTGGACGTTTCAATAATGCTGTTGAAATGTGGCATACGATGATTAGGAAAGGTTTAATTCCGGATAATAAGGCGTGTAGAGTTCTTGTTTTCGGGCTTTGTGGGAGTGGTAAGGTTGATTTGGCGTATGAGTTGACGTTGGGTATTTTAAGGGGTCAAGTTAAGTTCAATACGGAAATATATAATGCGTTGATAAATGGGTTTTGTCGAGCTGGTAGGATTGATAAAGCGCAAGCGATCAAGACGTTTATGAGGAGAAACGGGTGTGAACCGGATTTGGTTACTTATAATGTGTTCTTGAATTATTGTTGCAACGAGCTTATGTTGGAAGAAGCAGAAAAGTTGATAGAGAAGATGGAAAGAAATGGGTTGGAACCTGATGGTTATAGCTATAACCAGCTTCTTAGAGGTTTATGCAAAGCGAATAGATTAGATAAGGCTTATAAGCTAATGATCGACAAGATGGTGATGAAAGGTTTGGTAGATGTTGTATCTTACAATACTATTATTAGAACACTCTGCAAGAAAGACCACAGTAAGAAGGCTTACAATCTCTTCGAGGAGATGGAGCAAAAAGGAATTGTTCCTGATGTTGTAACTTTTACAAATCTTATAGAAGCTTCTTTAAAAGAAGGCAATTCTAGTGTAGCCAAGGCACTTTTTGATCAGATGATAAGCAAGGGCCTTTTTCCTGATCGTGTACTGTACACTTCTATTATAGATCACCTGTGCAAGACAGGTAAAATAGGGATGGCTCAGAGCATTTTCCATGATATGGTGGAACAGGGTGTTGCTCCTGATGTTATCTCGTATAATGCACTAATCAATGGATTTTGCAAGGCTTCTAGAGTAACTGAAGCGCTGAGTCTTTATGAAGATATGCAAGCTAGAGGTTTGAATCCTGATGAAATGACCTTCAAATTGATTATTGGAGGTCTTATACAGGAGAAGAACCTCTCAGTTGCTTGTGCAATTTGGGATCAGATGATGGAAAAGGGTTTTACGCTTGACAGAGATTTATCTCAGACTCTTATTAATGCAATCAACTCATAG
- the LOC132613741 gene encoding proteasome subunit beta type-7-A produces the protein MASKATIDVPQKGGFSFDLCRRNDMLVNKGLKSPSFLKTGTTIVGLIFQDGVILGADTRATEGPVVADKNCEKIHYMAPNIYCCGAGTAADTEAVTDMVSSQLKLHRYHTGRESRVVTALTLLKSHLFSYQGHVSAALVLGGVDVTGPHLHTIYPHGSTDTLPYATMGSGSLAAMAIFESQYREGLSKDEGIKLVADAILSGVFNDLGSGSNVDICVITKGHTEYLRNHMSPNPRTYPQKGYSFPKKTEVLLTKIIPLREMVQVIEGGDAMEE, from the exons ATGGCGTCAAAGGCAACAATAGATGTTCCTCAAAAGGGTGGATTTAGCTTTGATTTGTGTAGAAGGAATGATATGCTTGTGAATAAAGGACTTAAGTCTCCTTCTTTCCTCAAGACTGGTACTACCATTGTTGGCTTAATTTTTCAG GATGGTGTCATTCTTGGAGCTGACACGCGAGCCACTGAAGGACCCGTTGTTGCTGATAAGAACTGTGAGAAGATTCATTATATGGCCCCTAACATATATTGCTGTGGAGCAGGGACAGCTGCTGATACTGAGGCAGTAACGG ACATGGTCAGTTCCCAACTGAAGCTTCATAGGTATCACACTGGTCGTGAATCCAGGGTTGTGACAGCTCTCACTCTTTTGAAGTCTCATCTTTTCAG CTACCAGGGGCACGTCTCAGCTGCTTTGGTCCTTGGTGGGGTTGATGTCACAGGGCCACATCTGCATACT ATTTATCCACATGGATCAACTGATACTCTGCCGTACGCTACAATGGGATCTGGTTCCCTTGCAGCTATGGCTATCTTTGAGTCACAATACCGGGAAGGGTTAAGT AAAGATGAAGGGATAAAGCTAGTAGCAGATGCCATATTGTCTGGGGTGTTCAATGATCTTGGTAGTGGAAGCAATGTTGATATCTGTGTGATAACGAAG GGTCACACGGAGTACTTAAGGAATCATATGTCGCCTAATCCCCGAACCTATCCACAGAAGGGTTACTCATTCCCTAAAAAGACTG AAGTTCTTCTTACAAAGATTATACCATTGAGAGAGATGGTACAAGTGATTGAAGGCGGAGATGCTATGGAAGAATAA